In Tepidamorphus gemmatus, the sequence CGTTTGCAGCGCCGAGCTACTCGGAAATATACGGTCTGCCGAGGTCGGTGGAGGAGATGGCGCGACACCGGCTCGTAGACCAGGCGGCGCCGCAGCTCGACAGCGGCGCCTGGGCGCGGCTGCTGGGAGTCGAGGACGTCGAAGGAATCGTCTCGCTGAGGACCAATTCCAGCGCGGCGCTGCTCTATGCGGTCGAGAAAGGCGCCGGGATCGGCGCGCTGCCAAGCTATGCGCCCCTGCTCGGCGCGCCGGTCGTGCCGGTCGATATCGGCGTCCATCATTCGATGGACATCTGGATGACCTATCATCCTTCCGCGCAGCGGTTGAAGCGTGTCGGTCTTGTCACCGACTGGATCAGGAAGATCTTCGATCCCAAGGCGCATCCCTGGTTCCGCGACGAATTCATCCATCCGGACGCGCTCGGCGCCGCGCTGACCGCGGACGTGTCGGAGAACATCGGCGTCGGGTTCGCGGCCGCCGCCCCGCTCGCGGGCGAGGCGACCCGTTGGACGGGTCTGCCGATGCGGCGCAGTCGCTGACATTCCCGACAACCCCTGACATCGCCGGCGACGGGCGGGCAAGGCGCCGCGGATGGCTTCGACCGACCCTGCCAATCGACCGGATCTGTTGCCTTCAGGGCACTTTGCGGTGCAGCGACCGGTGGTATCAAATTGCCGAATCGGGCATCGCTCAGGCGATTCAGGGGTGGAACATGGACATTGGGACTGTCGAGGTATCCAGAGCTCATGCCGGTCTCGTGAACCGGCGGACGCTACTGCTCGGCGGACTGTCGCTGTCGCTGGCGGGCTGCACGGCCGAGACCATGGAAAGCTGGTCCTCCTATGCGTCGGCGGAGGGATCGCTCGATCCCAAGTTCCGGCGCACCCGTGTCCAGTACGCCACGCGCGAGAAGCCGGGCACCATCGTCGTCGATACCTCGAACCGGTATCTCTACGTCGTGGAGGAGGGCGGCATGGCGACCCGCTACGGCGTCGGTGTCGGCCGGGCCGGTTTCGCGTGGAGCGGCCGGGCGGTGGTTGGCCGCAAGGAGGAATGGCCC encodes:
- a CDS encoding LysR family transcriptional regulator encodes the protein MEHLLRDAALRNVSWDDVRIFLICAETRSFRKAATILKVSSSTVVRRIDRLEHSLGILLFRRIPDGVVLTEEARAIVDHAKRMELAIYDVFRRVEPQDATTLGVVRVSITEGLGTYWVMPRLVQFQRQFPFLIIDLRCAMESADVLRMEADIAIQFVRPTAPELIVSKLGRLHVYPFAAPSYSEIYGLPRSVEEMARHRLVDQAAPQLDSGAWARLLGVEDVEGIVSLRTNSSAALLYAVEKGAGIGALPSYAPLLGAPVVPVDIGVHHSMDIWMTYHPSAQRLKRVGLVTDWIRKIFDPKAHPWFRDEFIHPDALGAALTADVSENIGVGFAAAAPLAGEATRWTGLPMRRSR
- a CDS encoding L,D-transpeptidase, giving the protein MDIGTVEVSRAHAGLVNRRTLLLGGLSLSLAGCTAETMESWSSYASAEGSLDPKFRRTRVQYATREKPGTIVVDTSNRYLYVVEEGGMATRYGVGVGRAGFAWSGRAVVGRKEEWPVWTPPPRMIARQPELRKYAGGMPGGPDNPLGARALYLYRGGRDTLYRLHGTNQPASIGQAMSSGCIRLLNSDIEHLYDRTKIGTPVVVLA